The following are encoded in a window of Salinibacter ruber DSM 13855 genomic DNA:
- a CDS encoding serine hydrolase domain-containing protein has protein sequence MENHPGGAVIGLLRGDTTAVHAFGAVDSTGRRPTARTVFEIGSVTKTFTGLLLADAIERGEVGRSTSVTTLLPDSVTVGTTDSTTMTLGHLATHRSGLPRLPSNLGATARPGDPYAAYGDSALYAFLDDYTLSRAPGAKYEYSNLGMGLLGQLLARRADTTYAALVRRRITGPLGLPDTRVHLSPERADRFAQGHDRMGRPTPPWHFEALAGAGALRSTAADLLTYLRAHRHALEAASGTTLALQQAMRRALRPRAPTGRDSTRVGLGWHQSTRDGHAVLWHNGGTGGFRSVVALDRETGDGVVVLVSAALSSRTVLKTGRALLRALRSD, from the coding sequence ATGGAGAATCATCCCGGGGGCGCGGTGATCGGGCTGCTGCGCGGGGACACGACGGCCGTCCACGCGTTCGGGGCTGTCGACTCCACCGGGCGTCGCCCGACGGCCCGGACGGTGTTCGAGATTGGCTCCGTCACCAAGACGTTCACCGGACTGCTCCTGGCCGACGCCATTGAGCGGGGCGAGGTGGGGCGGTCGACGTCGGTGACGACGCTTTTGCCGGACTCGGTGACGGTGGGCACGACCGATTCGACGACCATGACGCTGGGGCACCTCGCCACGCACCGGTCGGGGCTGCCTCGGCTGCCGTCGAACCTGGGGGCGACGGCCCGTCCGGGAGACCCATACGCTGCGTACGGCGACAGCGCGCTCTACGCCTTCCTCGACGATTACACCCTGTCGCGGGCGCCAGGCGCAAAATACGAATACTCGAACCTCGGAATGGGACTGCTGGGACAGCTCCTCGCCCGCCGGGCCGACACGACCTACGCCGCGCTCGTCCGCCGGCGCATCACGGGGCCGCTCGGCCTGCCCGACACTCGGGTTCACCTTTCGCCGGAGCGGGCCGACCGCTTCGCACAGGGCCATGATCGGATGGGACGCCCCACCCCGCCTTGGCATTTCGAGGCGCTCGCCGGGGCCGGGGCCCTGCGGTCTACCGCCGCCGACCTGCTCACGTATCTCCGAGCGCACCGGCACGCTCTCGAAGCGGCCTCGGGCACGACCCTGGCGCTGCAGCAGGCGATGCGGCGAGCCCTCCGCCCCCGCGCCCCAACAGGAAGGGACAGCACCCGCGTCGGCCTCGGCTGGCACCAGTCGACCCGCGACGGGCACGCCGTGCTCTGGCACAACGGCGGCACGGGGGGCTTCCGGAGCGTCGTGGCACTCGACCGCGAGACCGGAGACGGCGTCGTGGTGCTCGTGAGTGCCGCCCTCTCGTCCCGGACGGTGCTCAAGACAGGAAGGGCCCTTCTTCGCGCACTGCGATCCGATTGA
- a CDS encoding DUF4019 domain-containing protein, which produces MRSSLFIGGLLALFLIAPRSLPAQSNEQAVEAAKEAAQEWFVLLDADKYEATWEEAATLLKSKVTAEQWAAQVRRAHAALDSLRARSLVAARYTTNMPRAPEGEYVTAQYRATYGEKDAVETVSLKKDDGTWRVAGYYVKPGGQ; this is translated from the coding sequence ATGCGATCATCGCTCTTCATCGGCGGACTTCTCGCTCTTTTTCTCATCGCTCCCCGTTCCCTTCCGGCCCAGTCCAACGAGCAGGCCGTAGAGGCCGCCAAGGAGGCCGCGCAGGAGTGGTTCGTGCTCCTCGACGCCGACAAGTACGAGGCGACCTGGGAGGAGGCGGCGACGCTTCTCAAGTCGAAAGTGACCGCGGAGCAGTGGGCCGCCCAGGTTCGACGGGCGCATGCGGCGCTGGACAGCCTGCGCGCCCGCTCGCTCGTGGCGGCCCGCTACACCACGAACATGCCCCGCGCACCAGAGGGGGAGTACGTCACGGCACAGTACAGGGCGACGTACGGGGAGAAGGACGCCGTCGAGACGGTGTCCTTGAAAAAAGACGACGGGACGTGGCGGGTGGCCGGGTACTACGTCAAGCCGGGGGGGCAGTAG
- a CDS encoding alpha/beta hydrolase family protein, whose protein sequence is MASWTRLLVLLGVGLAVVGLTTVSAQEGVVGSWTGTLDAGTAELRIVFHIERGSDGRTATMDSPDQGATGIPVSDVTVVGDSVTLAVDRIAGAYEGVLVEDSAKIKGTWTQAGQSFPLTLTPADEADTAPPPRPQHPEPPSPYAADSVTVRNESAGLTLDGTLTRPDGDGPHPAVVLVSGSGPQDRNSEVANHRLFHVLADHLTRQGIAVLRYDERGVGASEGTFEGATSEDFAGDAAAAVRFLKGRPGIDSEAVGLLGMSEGGLVAPMVHTRFEPVDFLVLMAGPSVPGHEILVEQGARMASAQGASPSAVDTIRSMQQQIMRAVRTASDSAEVANQVRSMLKKQGLPDAQAESQIEQMTSPWFRFFVRYDPAPTLRQVDVPVLALYGSKDLQVPPEQNAPPMRAALRSSPSDDVTVRVLDGLNHLFQPAETGLPTEYAQIETTMAPRALEAVAAWIRARTAVN, encoded by the coding sequence ATGGCCTCCTGGACTCGGCTTTTGGTGCTGCTCGGTGTCGGGCTCGCGGTCGTCGGCCTCACGACGGTCTCCGCGCAGGAGGGCGTGGTCGGATCGTGGACGGGCACGCTCGACGCCGGGACCGCCGAGTTGCGGATTGTCTTCCATATCGAGCGGGGCAGCGACGGGCGCACCGCCACGATGGACAGCCCCGACCAAGGGGCAACCGGCATTCCGGTGTCCGACGTCACCGTGGTGGGCGACAGCGTGACGCTCGCGGTCGATCGCATCGCCGGCGCGTACGAAGGCGTGCTGGTCGAGGACAGTGCCAAGATCAAAGGCACATGGACGCAGGCCGGGCAGTCGTTTCCGCTGACGCTTACCCCGGCGGACGAGGCAGACACGGCCCCGCCGCCCCGCCCGCAGCATCCGGAACCGCCGTCCCCGTACGCCGCGGACAGCGTGACTGTCCGGAACGAGTCGGCGGGCCTCACGCTGGACGGCACCCTCACACGCCCCGACGGCGACGGGCCGCACCCGGCGGTGGTGCTGGTCTCCGGCTCCGGGCCGCAGGACCGCAATTCGGAGGTCGCCAACCACAGGCTGTTCCACGTCCTGGCCGACCACCTGACCCGCCAGGGCATCGCCGTGCTCCGCTACGACGAGCGCGGCGTGGGGGCGTCCGAGGGCACCTTTGAGGGCGCCACCTCCGAGGACTTTGCCGGGGACGCGGCCGCGGCCGTCCGCTTCCTGAAGGGGCGGCCCGGCATTGATTCGGAAGCGGTGGGCCTGCTCGGCATGAGCGAGGGCGGCCTCGTGGCCCCGATGGTCCACACTCGGTTCGAGCCGGTCGATTTCCTCGTGCTGATGGCCGGGCCGAGCGTGCCGGGGCATGAGATTCTGGTGGAACAGGGGGCAAGAATGGCGTCTGCTCAGGGCGCTTCACCGTCGGCCGTCGACACGATCCGTTCCATGCAGCAACAGATTATGAGGGCAGTCCGCACCGCGTCCGACTCGGCCGAGGTGGCCAACCAGGTGCGGTCGATGCTCAAAAAACAGGGGCTTCCCGACGCACAGGCCGAGTCGCAGATTGAGCAGATGACGAGTCCCTGGTTCCGGTTCTTCGTGCGCTACGACCCGGCGCCGACGCTGCGGCAGGTGGACGTGCCCGTCCTGGCGCTCTACGGCAGCAAAGACCTCCAGGTGCCGCCCGAGCAGAACGCGCCCCCGATGCGCGCGGCCCTCCGCTCCAGCCCGAGCGACGACGTGACGGTGCGCGTGCTGGACGGCCTCAACCACCTCTTCCAGCCCGCCGAGACCGGCCTCCCGACCGAGTACGCCCAGATTGAGACCACGATGGCCCCGCGGGCCCTGGAGGCAGTCGCGGCGTGGATCCGGGCGCGAACTGCGGTGAACTGA
- a CDS encoding sensor histidine kinase, which translates to MVAPESTVSHSDEEGQNPQSVSPPLRPAVLVGLQLGWWGIYGVAYYLTLRPYQPFVDLLWKQTFIATGSGLLLSALLGGLYRAVRLSRRRPVGQALIALGTSIALGLAWYQVKVWGVEWFNPFIAPVTSLGAFRPGEGSILSSAPAFPILLLVWSGAYLSIAQWYARQTQEQRRLRADAEAQRARLRMLRYQLNPHFFFNALNTIGALADENPQRVKTAVHELSGFLRYTLLDEEALNVPLRDEVEAAEHYLAVEKIRFEDDLRVDVSLDGAAGRQVVPSFLVLPLVENAIQHGPYTSPTPLHVRVTGTLTEDVLVVEVANTGHWRAPPDADGTGTGLDNVRRRLATQHPDRHRLAVTEDDGWVRVRIELDTDALNPHA; encoded by the coding sequence GTGGTTGCTCCGGAGTCTACCGTCTCGCATTCCGATGAGGAGGGACAAAACCCCCAGTCCGTCTCTCCGCCCCTCCGGCCTGCCGTCCTCGTCGGCCTGCAGTTGGGATGGTGGGGCATATACGGCGTCGCCTACTACCTCACCCTGCGCCCGTACCAGCCCTTCGTGGATCTGCTCTGGAAACAGACCTTCATCGCGACGGGAAGCGGCCTCCTGCTCAGCGCCCTGCTGGGAGGACTCTACCGGGCCGTTCGATTGTCTCGGCGGCGGCCCGTGGGACAGGCCCTCATCGCCCTCGGCACCAGCATCGCCCTCGGACTGGCGTGGTACCAGGTGAAGGTGTGGGGCGTCGAGTGGTTCAACCCGTTCATCGCCCCCGTCACCAGCCTCGGCGCATTTCGGCCCGGCGAAGGCTCCATTCTCTCCAGCGCGCCGGCCTTTCCCATCCTCCTGCTGGTCTGGAGCGGTGCGTACCTGAGCATCGCCCAGTGGTACGCCCGGCAGACCCAGGAACAGCGGCGCCTCCGGGCCGACGCCGAGGCGCAGCGCGCCCGGTTGCGCATGCTCCGCTACCAGCTCAATCCCCACTTCTTCTTCAACGCCCTGAACACCATCGGGGCCCTGGCCGACGAGAACCCGCAGCGCGTGAAGACGGCCGTACACGAGCTCTCGGGCTTTCTCCGCTACACCCTGCTCGACGAGGAGGCCCTGAACGTCCCCCTCCGCGACGAAGTGGAGGCCGCCGAACACTACCTCGCCGTCGAGAAGATTCGCTTCGAAGACGACCTGCGGGTCGATGTGAGCCTGGACGGCGCGGCGGGCCGGCAGGTCGTGCCCTCGTTTCTGGTGCTTCCCCTCGTGGAGAACGCAATTCAGCACGGCCCCTACACAAGCCCCACGCCCCTGCACGTTCGCGTGACCGGAACGCTTACGGAGGATGTCCTCGTGGTGGAGGTGGCCAACACGGGACACTGGCGCGCCCCACCCGACGCGGACGGCACCGGCACCGGCCTCGACAACGTCCGGCGCCGGCTGGCCACGCAGCACCCGGACCGGCACCGGCTGGCCGTTACCGAGGACGACGGCTGGGTCCGCGTCCGCATCGAGCTCGACACGGATGCCCTCAACCCTCATGCCTGA
- a CDS encoding alpha/beta hydrolase family protein, producing the protein MSRFGALRLPLAVCLAVLLTIASGPARAQPADAPLDEADYGQWERLGGATLSPEGTWMATPIRRVNGNHELRIHHTRRDTTRTVAFGRSPAFSADGQWLAYSIGMSEERRKKRRKQEKPVRRRLGLLNLATGDTTVVPAVSGFAFSDGGRYLAMRRYPPQEAPDDLRGADLLVRDLEAETYTSFGNVADMAWQHEAPHLALTIDGRTETGNGVRLYDAATGRLQTLASTPGDYTGLSWRPAEDDLAALRARDSDDWQHETHVVLAWTGVNDGAPERRQFDPATAGAFPDSLRIVDHRTPAWATERERLFFGVQKREAVAPDTAQADSAAADSLEDYGPAGVKVWHTSDVEIIPRQEVQAEQDREDNYLTAWHLGRSGEAHWTRLGTELTEDVQVLHGGARAVGLDQTPYREERMFGPVYHDLYAIDVATGEREQVAEKVQFFEGPSANGRYLLWLKNDQYHAYDLQQETTNTITADVPVPVVDVDDDHTVEQKPPFGIAGWTAGDRSVLVYSEYDVWRIAPDGSSTERLTTGRADSVRHRYVDLTDEAPGEADVIPRNEPIYWDLYDEWTEEHGYARASALTDTPERMVWKPKMMTGLTKADSADVYAYRVEDFEDSPDYFRAGPQLADARQVTSTNPFQDDYAWGRSDLVAFRNANGKKLQGALFYPADYDPDKTYPMITYIYETRSPQARSYVVPTREHPYNTTTFTQEGYIVFQPDITYRPRDPGNSAVDAIVPGVQAAAEAAAVDTSRIGLVGHSWGGYQTTFTATQTDLFATAVAGAPLTNMVSMYNSIYWRSGGTDARIFEISQGRMGVPPWEDMDAYVANSPLHHIESLNTPFLMAFGTDDGAVEFNQGVEFYNAARRADKELAFLVYDGENHGISRKEKNTVDYRNRVLEWFDHYLKGDEGPAWIQDGVPFLEQVERQEEAAVSR; encoded by the coding sequence ATGTCCCGTTTTGGCGCCCTGCGTCTTCCCCTCGCCGTCTGTCTCGCCGTGCTGCTCACGATCGCCTCCGGGCCGGCTCGGGCCCAGCCGGCCGACGCCCCGCTCGATGAAGCCGACTACGGGCAGTGGGAGCGCCTGGGCGGCGCCACCCTCTCGCCCGAGGGCACCTGGATGGCGACCCCCATCCGCCGCGTGAACGGCAACCACGAGCTGCGCATCCACCACACCCGGCGCGACACCACGCGCACCGTCGCCTTTGGGCGCAGCCCGGCCTTCTCGGCCGACGGGCAGTGGCTCGCGTATTCGATCGGCATGTCGGAGGAGAGGCGCAAGAAGCGCCGCAAGCAGGAAAAGCCCGTCCGGCGCAGGCTGGGCCTGCTGAACCTGGCGACCGGCGACACGACCGTCGTGCCCGCGGTGTCGGGCTTTGCCTTCAGCGACGGGGGGCGCTACCTTGCCATGCGCCGCTACCCGCCGCAGGAGGCGCCGGACGACCTGCGTGGGGCCGACCTGCTGGTCCGCGACCTGGAGGCCGAAACCTACACCAGCTTCGGCAACGTGGCCGACATGGCGTGGCAGCACGAGGCCCCGCACCTCGCCCTCACCATCGACGGCCGGACCGAGACCGGAAACGGCGTGCGCCTCTACGACGCGGCCACCGGACGACTCCAGACCCTCGCCTCCACGCCGGGCGACTACACCGGCCTCTCCTGGCGTCCGGCCGAGGACGACCTCGCCGCGCTGCGGGCCCGCGATTCCGACGACTGGCAGCACGAGACCCACGTGGTGCTCGCGTGGACCGGCGTGAACGACGGCGCGCCCGAGCGCCGTCAGTTTGACCCGGCGACCGCAGGCGCCTTTCCCGACTCGCTCCGCATCGTGGACCACCGCACGCCGGCGTGGGCCACCGAGCGCGAGCGCCTCTTCTTTGGCGTCCAGAAGCGGGAGGCCGTCGCGCCGGACACGGCCCAGGCCGACTCCGCGGCCGCCGACTCGCTGGAGGACTACGGCCCCGCCGGCGTGAAGGTGTGGCACACGAGCGATGTCGAGATCATCCCGCGCCAGGAGGTGCAGGCCGAGCAGGACCGAGAGGACAACTATCTCACTGCCTGGCACCTCGGCCGCAGCGGCGAGGCCCACTGGACGCGCCTCGGCACCGAATTGACCGAAGACGTGCAGGTGCTCCACGGCGGCGCCCGGGCCGTAGGCCTCGACCAGACGCCCTACCGCGAGGAGCGCATGTTCGGCCCCGTCTACCACGACCTCTACGCGATCGACGTGGCGACGGGCGAGCGCGAACAGGTGGCCGAGAAGGTGCAGTTCTTTGAGGGCCCGAGCGCGAACGGCCGCTACCTGCTCTGGCTCAAGAACGATCAGTATCACGCCTACGATCTCCAGCAGGAGACCACCAATACGATCACTGCGGATGTGCCCGTCCCCGTCGTGGACGTGGACGACGACCACACCGTGGAGCAGAAGCCGCCCTTCGGCATCGCCGGGTGGACGGCGGGCGACCGGTCGGTGCTCGTCTACAGCGAGTACGACGTGTGGCGGATCGCGCCGGATGGCTCGTCCACGGAGCGCCTCACCACGGGCCGGGCCGACTCGGTGCGGCACCGCTACGTCGACCTGACGGACGAGGCGCCGGGTGAGGCGGATGTCATCCCGCGCAACGAGCCAATTTACTGGGACCTCTACGACGAATGGACGGAGGAGCACGGCTACGCCCGGGCGTCCGCCCTCACCGACACGCCGGAGCGCATGGTGTGGAAGCCGAAGATGATGACCGGCCTCACGAAGGCCGACTCCGCTGATGTCTACGCCTACCGCGTCGAGGACTTCGAGGACTCGCCCGACTATTTCCGGGCCGGCCCGCAGCTCGCCGACGCCCGGCAGGTGACCAGCACGAACCCGTTCCAGGACGACTACGCCTGGGGCCGCTCCGATCTCGTCGCCTTCCGAAACGCGAACGGCAAGAAGCTGCAGGGCGCGCTGTTCTACCCGGCGGACTACGATCCGGACAAGACGTACCCGATGATCACCTACATCTACGAGACCCGCTCGCCACAGGCCCGCAGCTACGTGGTGCCCACCCGCGAGCACCCGTACAACACCACCACGTTCACGCAGGAGGGCTACATCGTCTTCCAGCCCGACATCACGTACCGCCCGCGCGACCCGGGCAACTCGGCGGTCGACGCCATCGTGCCGGGCGTGCAGGCTGCCGCCGAAGCGGCCGCCGTGGACACCTCGCGGATCGGGCTGGTGGGGCACTCCTGGGGCGGCTACCAGACCACGTTCACCGCCACGCAGACGGATCTCTTCGCGACGGCAGTGGCGGGGGCCCCGCTCACCAACATGGTCTCGATGTACAACTCCATCTACTGGCGGAGCGGCGGCACCGACGCCCGCATCTTTGAGATCAGCCAGGGACGGATGGGCGTGCCGCCGTGGGAGGACATGGACGCCTACGTGGCAAACTCGCCCCTTCACCACATCGAATCGCTCAACACGCCGTTCCTCATGGCCTTCGGCACCGACGACGGCGCCGTGGAGTTCAACCAGGGCGTGGAGTTCTACAACGCCGCCCGCCGGGCGGACAAGGAGCTCGCCTTCCTCGTCTACGACGGCGAGAATCACGGCATCAGCCGCAAGGAGAAAAACACGGTCGACTACCGGAACCGGGTCCTGGAATGGTTTGACCACTACTTGAAGGGCGACGAGGGCCCGGCGTGGATTCAAGACGGCGTGCCGTTTCTCGAGCAGGTGGAGCGGCAGGAGGAAGCCGCGGTGTCTCGATAA